CCACGATGATAGCCGCAAAGGCTGGCATGTAAAATGCGGCTTTCCAGTCATTGAACCAGGCCATACCCAACATGAACAGCAATGGTGGCACGCCTCCGCCAACGTTATGGGCACAGTTCCAGACAGAAACAATTCCGCCACGCTCTTTCTGTGACCACCAGTGAACCATAGTACGTCCACAAGGAGGCCAACCCATTCCCTGGAACCAGCCGCAGAGGAACAGCAGAGAAAACATGATAGCAATGCTGGAAGTGGCCCACGGCACAAAGCCCATAAATAACATGACTACTGCCGCCAGTATTAAACCCGCAGGCAGGAAAACACGTGGATTCGAGCGGTCGGAAACGGAACCCATGATGAACTTTGAGAATCCGTACGCAATTGATATACCTGACAGTGCAAAGCCAAGATCCCCCTTAGAAAAGCCTTGTTCGATCAAGGAAGGTATGGCGAGAGCAAAGTTTTTTCTTACCAGATAGTAAGCTGCATATCCGAAAAAGATCCCTATAAAAATTTGCCAGCGCAAGCGACGATAGAGTGGATCTATTTCCTGCGCAGGCAACCGAGCCTTATGAGGCGCCGGCTTGAAAATACTTAACATATTTTTGTCTCCACGTGACTTTTGTATGAGCGAATCACCACCATCAAGCAGTGATGGCGTTAAACGAAAAATTTTAGCTATTTATTTTCTATATCGAAGCTAATATTAGCTGAAAACAACCTTGTATGACTGTGAGGTGTCGCTAACATATAGATATAATTTCGCAAAGTCGATAATTTTGAGTGATTTAGCACTTTTTTTGAAGACAATTTATTTATGTTAGTGTGATAGGTATCACAATAAACGACCTTTTTGGTTATTTTTTATTTTTGCACGTTTCAAATTTGTATATATACTCGACCAGATAAAAGCTCATTATTATTAGGGGAATATATCTGATGTAGTCATCATGCAAAAGCCAGCTAAATATAACCCACACAAACGTTCCTATTATAAAAGTTATTTAATAAATAACTGTTGGTTTCTTTCTGTCTGCATCTTTTAACAAATTGTGTGCTATTTGCCTAAAGATGTTTTAAATAATATTCTTATTTGTTCATGTGGTTTGTTTTTTATTTACATGCTTTGCATTTTTTATAACACAGTTATAAATAAAATGTTTGAAATTAAAATTCAAAATGATGGATATTACTACAAATGGTTATTCGTGCTCATGAGTGGTTTCATGTAGGATTGGATGACTATTTTATTGAATTAAATATAATAATATCAATATGTTAATTAAAATTGGTTGCGGATTGCATAGGCGTAATACACTCTGTCTTCCAAATCATGATTGGCTTTATTTAAGTTGATTGTTTAATTAACAAAATATTACAAATTAATACTAATTAATATATTTATTAAATTCGAAATGAATTTTTTCAGTTTATTTTTCCGATCCAGTTAGTGTCAACATAAGGTATTTGAAAATACTGAATACAGACAAAAATTGGAAGATAACGACTACCAGCATTGATGCCTCTATTCATCATGAAAAGTGATGAAACCAATGAGGCTAAGAATGAGAGCATCATTATGAATACTTACACACACAAGGCAATATTACACACAGCATTTACTACTGGGCAAAAAAACTCTCCTGCTGTTGGACTTGAATTCAATCGTAATATCAGTCACATGACAGCAGAACTAAAACCATGGTTTAAGAACGTTCCTTCTCGGTTAGCTGAGTTGGCAAAAAGTATACCCAATGAGATAGTTGTTTCTGATCCCCATGAAACGTTGACATTTGGTCAGTTGGAACAATGCATTGAGAATGCGGCACATGTTTTGCTTCATTACGGCGCCAAAATGGGTAGCAATGTCGGCATTGACGACGTTCTCTTTTGATATTTCAGTCCTGGAATTGCTGCTAACCGTAGCACACGTTATATTATTCATCATATCTGACTCTATTTTGGTAAAACCTTTAGGGCGGGAATTCCCGCCCAAGAACAGTCCAGTTAATTTCGCCATCATTTAATACAACCAATCTTTGCCCATCTGGTCTGCGGCCAAAATGGCGGCGTAAACCTGTTCTGGTGTCACTGCAAATGGCATATTGTGAATAGTTTCACCTTCAGTACAGCTTGCGATAGCGACTTGCATGATTTTTTGATGCAATTTCTCATTATCACGCAAACCCAATTGCTCCAATGTGATCGGCAGGCCGACTTGTACACAAAAATCAAGCACGGTTTCCAACTCTTCACTTGGGCTATTTTCTAAGATCAATTGTGTCAGGGTTCCAAACGCGACTTTTTCGCCGTGGTAGAGGTGATGACACTCTTCCAGCACGGTAAAACCATTGTGGATAGCGTGAGCCGCTGCCAATCCTGCACTTTCAAAACCAATGCCACTGAGGTAGGTATTGGCTTCCACAATATTTTCAACTGCGGGTGTACTGACGCCGGCTTCTACCGCCAGTTTTGCTTTGTAACCTTCCGCCAGCAAGGTTTCATAACACAGTTTTGCCAACGCCAAACCGGTAGTGGATGTTGCACCGCCAGCCATAGTTGGTTTGTGTGCTGCACTACTGGCTCGTGCCTCAAAGTAGGTGGCAAGCGCATCTCCCATACCTGCGACAAGCAGGCGAACCGGTGCCTTGGCAATGATATTGGTATCCATTAGCACGATATTTGGATTTTGTGGGTAGAATAGATAGCTGTCGAATTCACCGAGTTCAGTATAAAGAACAGAAAGGGCACTGGTTGGTGCATCTGTTGAAGCAAGGGTAGGGGAAATAATCACGGGGATTTTGGATTCGTATGCAACAGCCTTGGCAGTATCAATCGTTTTTCCTCCCCCGATCCCGATAACAGCCTGACATTGCTGTTCCAACAAAATGGCAGACAAGCGATGGATTTCACTACGGCTGCACTCACCATTGAAAAGTTCGAAATGGTTGGTCACATCGTGTTCTTCTAGACTTTTGCTGACGGTATCCCCAATAAGGTTCATCACGAAATTATCGGCAATCACGAAGACGTGGTCAGCAAGCATTTTGGTGTATCGACCAATGTGAGATAGCGCACCTGGTCCTTGGATATATTTGGATGGAGACTGGATCACTTTCAGCATAAGAAATATTCCTTCTTTACTGGAAACTAGGCATAGAGTGTCACAATACAAGTTATAGGGCAGGTTACGAACTGCCTATCCAACACTATACGGCAAAATATACAGAGAAGTTATGAGTAAAATCAGGAAATGAGTGATTTGAGAGGAAATATTATCGGGAAAATTGACACCCTGATTAAGTCAGTCAGGGTGACATTTTTTAGTTAGTTTTGATCAGAGTCTTAACTTCTGTTTGAGCGAAAAAGTATTTCAGGATCAAATTTAACAGGATGCCGTAAGCGGGCAGGAAGAACAGCATACAGATAAACAGCTTGAAGGCATAATCCACTAACGCAATTTCTACCCAATGTGTTGCCATAAATGCATCCGTACTGCGGTAAAACGCGATAAAGAAAAAGGCCAGTGTATCTAACATATTACCGAAAAACATGGCGGCAGCCGGCGCTATCCACCAGCGGCTTTTCCGGCGAAGACGATTAAATACACCAACATCCAATATCTGACCAAGCACATAGGCCATAAAGCTAGCGGCGGCAATACGGGCGACGAACACATTAAAGGTGCCCAATGTTCCGAATCCCTGCCAGGTTCCTTGAAAAAACAGCGCTGAAATCAGGTAAGAGATCAGTAATGCGGGCAGCATAACGGAAATAATGATCCGTCGAGCCAATGGCGCACCATAAATACGTACCGTCAGATCAGTTGCCAGAAAGATAAAGGGAAATGTAAATGCTCCCCAAGTGGTATGAAAACCAAAAATGGAGACGGGTAATTGCACCAGATAGTTACTGGAAGTAATGATCAAAATGTGAAAAAGCGAAAGCCAAATCAATGCAGTGGCTCGCTGTTGCGCAGTCAATTGCAGCATATTGTACCTTTTTGGTGAATGGGGTGAGGGAACCCAAAAAATAATGTACCTGAGCTCAGGTTGCCGGATCATACGTTTATTACGTAATAAAAGTAAAGTACGGCAGTTGACGATATTTTATAATATAATCTATTGCCATAGCTTGTTTGAACCTACAGAGATTGTTATGTCCGATGTTTTTGCCAATCCCGACAAGACACTTGATACGTTGGGATTACGTTGCCCTGAGCCAGTAATGATGGTACGCAAGACAGTGCGTCATATGACCGCTGGTCAGACGTTGTTGATCATTGCAGATGATCCGGCAACAACCAGAGATATTCCGGGGTTCTGTCGCTTTATGGATCATGCGTTGATCGCCCAGGAAACAGTGCAAACTCCTTATCGATACCTGCTCAGGAAAAGCAAAGATTCTGTTTAATTGAGAAAAGTTTATATCATTAACTGGCAGAAAAAATGGACTGTGCTAGGCTTCAGATATGGCGTTTGGTCAATTTATCACCTCGCTGGATGCCATATTTCTTTTTCCTTTAATAGCAATCTTATGTCATTCATGATAATTTTGAAAAGGTGCAGAGTATTAACATGCACCTTTTCGATTTGTTTCATGTATTATTTCTGCGTTTTATTCCTCAGTAGCCGAACTGCGTTTGCTGTTACTAATGCAGTAGCTCCCGAATCGGCCAGTACCGCCATCCATAGTCCGGTAATACCCAGTAGGCTCGTAATAAGAAATATCGCCTTTAAACCTAACGCAATGGTGATATTTTGACGGATGTTATAATGGGTTGTTCGAGACAAAGCGATAATTTCAGGTAAACCAGTCAGTCGATTATGCGTCAGGGCAGCATCGGCTGTTTCCAGAGCAACATCAGTACCACTGCCCATAGCAACACCGATACTGGCGGCTTTCATGGCTGGGGCATCATTGATGCCATCGCCGACCATCATGGTGCGGTGTTTTTGGTTCAACTCTGTGAGCGCTTTCACTTTATCTTCAGGCAACAATCCTGCGCGATAATCAATGCCCAGCCGATTCGCGATGGCTGCTGCTGCACGGGGATTATCTCCTGTTAGCATTATTGCCTCGACACCTTGTTTTTTCAGGATACGGATAGCGTCTATGGCATCCTGACGCAAGGTATCTTGCATTGCTATCAGTCCCATAAATTGCCCGTTCCGAGTGACAGCAACCGCTGTTTTTCCACTGTTTTCCAGCTCAGTGACTCTCTGTTTCCATTGCTCGGACAAGGTATTTTCCGACAATCTTCCAGGGGCTGCGACGAGAATTCTCTGTCCCGACAATTGCCCTTCTACGCCAATTCCTGCAAGTGCCTTACGATGTTCAGCTTCAACAATTGTCACGTCTCTATTTTCTGCGGCATGCAAAATAGCTTTTGCCAGTGGGTGATGGGAGCCACTTTCTACGGCACCAGCCAGTGCCAGCAACGTTTCTGCACTGATATTGTCTACCGGCTCAATTTCAGTAACCTGTGGTTTTCCTTCGGTTAAAGTTCCGGTTTTATCCAGTGCAATTGTGCGCACTGAACCAAGTTGTTCCAGGGCAGCCCCACCTTTGATTAGGGAACCGCGACGGGTTGCGGCGGCCAGTGCGGAAGTAATGGCGGCAGGTGTCGAAATGACCAGAGCGCAAGGACAACCAATTAACAGCAGAGTCAGGCCACGATAGATCCAAGTTTCCCATGAGCCGGCAAAAAACAGTGGTGGGATCAATACCATCAATGTTGAGAACAAGATAATCAGTGGCGTGTAGATGCGGCTGAACCGGTCGATAAAGCGTTCAATCGGTGCCCTGCGTTCTTCTGCTTCTTCAATCAGTTGCAGGATGCGGTCAATGGCACTGTGACCAGGTTCCGAGATCACTTTCATCTGTACAGCGCTATCGACAGAAAGACAACCCGCGGCGATTTTCTCTCCTTGCTGTCGTTCAACCGGAACAGATTCACCGGTCAGGGCACTTTCATCAAAACTGGCAAATGGGCTGAGTAGTTCGGCATCGGTAGGTAAGCGAGCACCTGGGGCGATTTCAATGATATCACCTGGCCGCAGATCAGCCGCTGGCACTGTTTCCTTTTTTCCATCTTTAATCAGTAAAGCTTGCTCAGGTACCAATGCCATCAAAGCACTGACGCCACGACGTGCGCGTCCGGCGGCATAGGATTCTAGGATTTCCCCCAATTTGAACAGGAGAATAACCATTGCCGCTTCTGCGGTGGCATCAATAAACAAGGCACCAATGGCAGCAACACTCATCAAAGTTTCAATGGCAAAAGGTGTGCCGGAACGGATAAGCTTGATGGCTTTGGTTGCTACCGGATATAGCCCAATTAATGTAGTGATGATAAAAGCGACCTGCCCTGTGGGAGCATTGATTTTTGATATTCCCCAACTAACGAACATCAAGACGGCCAGAATCAAGATGGGGGAAAAAGTCTTCCAGTGATTGACCTCTGGAGGCAATTTAGATGCCGAACTTGCCTCCTTGATTTCAAAACCGGCTTGTTTTACCGCTTGTTCAACAGCAGCACGAATATCAGTATCGGCATCGACCACCAGTTTCTCTGTTGCAAACAGAACCTTGACCTGCTTGGCTTCTGGCAATTTTTTCACGGCATTTTCGATCTTTCCTGCACAGCTCGGGCAATCCATACCCTGAATAGTCCAATTAAAACGCTGTCTCGCTGTTAATTCGATGAGAGCGTTGTCCCGTATGGCATGTGCATGATCGTGTGAACAGTGTGCGCTGCTACTTTCATGAGAATGCGCAGTGCCAGTAGAGCAACAAGAATGGCTATGATTTGTCGCAGGAGAGTTATGTGAATGCTCGTGGCTGTGATGTTGATGTGAATGCCCACTTACATTATTGGCGATATTTTGGTGTTCATCTTTCTGGAAAGATAAAGAATTGTGCTGTGATTGCTTATGTTTTTTGGACGTGGTTAACATAGGCGACCTCTTAACGAGAGCTAATTTTAATCATTAGCATTAACTCTACACTTTGGAGTGAACTCCAGAGTCAAATTTAATAGAGGAATTCTTTTGATGATTTGTGCTATTTAGAAATAAGGTCTCATTATCAATGTCCTTCCTCTTGATGTTATTTGCGCTTCAACCTCTTGGTTAGTAAGGGTAAGCTATCATAGGAAGAGTGAACGAATAATCAAAAAATGTCCGATAAAACCACAGGTAGCAACAATCGCTTTTGACAGTTTAAAAGGGAAGCGATACTGGGCAATGATATTGATACTGTGTGCGAGGAGTAGCAGGATTGCGCCAGCAATGACAGAAAATCGGCTGTCGTTGCTGAGGGAAAAATATTGTTCTCCGGCAACCCAAACCATCAGTAGTGCCATAACAAAGCTATCTACCACCCGCCAACGCATATTATCCAGACGAGTCCAGACTGTCAGTATGACCACAATGCCAACGACCAGTAGGATCACAGGCAGCGGGAAGAAGAAACTGAAACCCATATGTAAGGCAAAACTGATGGTATATAACAGGTAACTCAGGAACAGCGTGATAAATGAGAAGAGTAGGTACTTACTAGGAAGCATACGAAGCGCATCAGAGAGCAGGGCAATAAGAAGCCCCGCAATGATAAGGTAACCTGAAACCTCAAGATTGGGTGCCTGACAGGCCCATAATAATAGAAGCAGCATAGTGACAGGGCGGAAAACCCATTGCTGCCAGTTGGTGCCACGATAGGCAGCATCAATATATAACCACCCAGAAAAAAACACCGCAAGAAATGGCCAACTCATATTTTTCCTTTCCTTAAAGTTCAAAGCCTGTTTTGTCAGGCAATTTTATTTATGAGGGGTTGGTGCGAAGAATATCTTGATTTATCGATATTAATTCATTATTAACGAACAATTAACGTTTTATTATCAAAAACAAAGAACGTCAATGAGTAAATTAAGCTAATTACTCATTGACGAAGGAAGAAAATAAGATGAGTCACGGGGTATGTGAAGTTATTTTTTCTCCCGTTGTTTCTCTTTTTGTTGTTTTTTCTGCCAAGACAATAATTCAAAGACACCAAAAAAGAAGATCTTGGTCTGGAGAAAACCAGACAGATTTTGATCTTTAGGCTGGGAGTTTTTCAGCAGCAGTAACTGAAAAGCATGCATGATTACCGTAAATACCATTGCAATATCCATAAAATATCTCAATGGCTTAGGGAATGGGTGAAACAAATTGAAGATCATGATACCCCAAACTAAGATCATGATCGCTCTTCCTAATAGAATAAACATCATCGACTCCAAAATCGTGTTTAAGTCATTCAAACACCAGATTACTGATGGCGAATATATAACCGATAAGCAACTTGTCCGGCGGTTTTTTCCCGATGCAGTTGCCAGTTTGGGGGAACTTCTGTCGCAGCAGATTCTGCTTCTGCCTCAACATAAATCCAACTCTCTTCTGCTAGCCAGCCATTGGCTTCCAATAAATTGATTGTTTCAGTCAACATCCCCTTGCGGAATGGAGGATCGAGGAAAACTACATCAAACGGTGTTCCGGTGCCGTTAAGGTATTGTAGTGCATTACCTTGTACTACATCGGCATTTTCAGCTTTCAGTAGGGCTAAGTTAGCCGATAGTTGTTTCGCGACATTGCGATCGTATTCAATTAAGGTAGCGTGACTTGCATAACGAGATAAAGCCTCAAATCCGAGCGCTCCGCTACCTGAAAAGCAATCCAGACAACGAGCACCCTGAACCACTGGCATAAGCCAATTAAAAAGTGTCTCGCGGATGCGATCTGTTGTTGGACGCAGGCCATCACTATCAGGAACCGGCAATTTTCTCCCGCGCCATTTTCCGCCAATAATGCGGATTTGTCCCAAAGACGCGTTCTGTGGTTTTTTAGTCATAATTTACATAACTTAAATATTTGTCATCCGACGCTGTTAAATGATATCTGGCGAAGACAAAAAGTGAGTGAAAACGGAGATATCCATTGATTAATTTACCACGAAATCCTCTATAGATATGTGTTGTGGTGTGATGAAAATGTTAGACTGGATTAATTATCGTTAGAACCTATCTCAGTAGATATAACAGCACCTATCTAACTTAACCGCGAGGAGTGTAGTGGCCGATGGCAAAAGAGAAAAAAAGAGGTTTCTTCTCTTGGTTTGGACTTGGTCGTCAAGATAAGAAGCAGCAAGAGGAACAAGCTGAACAAGAAAGAGTGGCTGCGGAAGAAGCGGAACAACCGAGTTTAGCGGAAGAAGCCGCCCGTCGCGCGGCAGAAGAAGCGGAGCAGCAGCGTTTAGCGGAAGAAGCCGCCCGTCGCGCAGCAGAAGAAGCGGAGCAGCAGCGTTTAGCGGAAGAAGCCGCTTGTCGCGCGGCAGAAGAAGCGGAGCAGCAGCGTTTAGCGGAAGAAGCCGCCCGTCGCGCAGCAGAAGAAGCAGAGCAGCAGCGTTTAGCGGAAGAAGCCGCTCGTCGCGCGGCAGAAGAAGCGGAGCAGCAACGTTTAGCGGAAGAAGCCGCCCGTCGCGCAGCAGAAGAAGCGGAGCAGCAACGTTTAGCGGAAGAAGCCGCCCGTCGCGCAGCAGAAGAAGCAGAGCAGCAGCGTTTAGCGGAAGAAGCCGCTCGTCGCGCGGTAGAAGAAGCGGAGCAGCAGCGTTTAGCGGAAGAAGCGGAGCAGCAACGTTTAGCGGAAGAGTTGGCTCGTCAGGCAGAAGAACAGGTGGCATTACCTAAGGAACAAGAGCGGCCAACTAAAGAAGGATTCTTTGCTCGTCTGAAACGCAGCTTAGTTAAAACTCGTCAAAATCTT
The sequence above is drawn from the Xenorhabdus ishibashii genome and encodes:
- a CDS encoding long-chain fatty acid--CoA ligase, whose amino-acid sequence is MNTYTHKAILHTAFTTGQKNSPAVGLEFNRNISHMTAELKPWFKNVPSRLAELAKSIPNEIVVSDPHETLTFGQLEQCIENAAHVLLHYGAKMGSNVGIDDVLF
- a CDS encoding glycerol dehydrogenase; the encoded protein is MLKVIQSPSKYIQGPGALSHIGRYTKMLADHVFVIADNFVMNLIGDTVSKSLEEHDVTNHFELFNGECSRSEIHRLSAILLEQQCQAVIGIGGGKTIDTAKAVAYESKIPVIISPTLASTDAPTSALSVLYTELGEFDSYLFYPQNPNIVLMDTNIIAKAPVRLLVAGMGDALATYFEARASSAAHKPTMAGGATSTTGLALAKLCYETLLAEGYKAKLAVEAGVSTPAVENIVEANTYLSGIGFESAGLAAAHAIHNGFTVLEECHHLYHGEKVAFGTLTQLILENSPSEELETVLDFCVQVGLPITLEQLGLRDNEKLHQKIMQVAIASCTEGETIHNMPFAVTPEQVYAAILAADQMGKDWLY
- a CDS encoding 7-cyano-7-deazaguanine/7-aminomethyl-7-deazaguanine transporter, whose protein sequence is MLQLTAQQRATALIWLSLFHILIITSSNYLVQLPVSIFGFHTTWGAFTFPFIFLATDLTVRIYGAPLARRIIISVMLPALLISYLISALFFQGTWQGFGTLGTFNVFVARIAAASFMAYVLGQILDVGVFNRLRRKSRWWIAPAAAMFFGNMLDTLAFFFIAFYRSTDAFMATHWVEIALVDYAFKLFICMLFFLPAYGILLNLILKYFFAQTEVKTLIKTN
- the tusA gene encoding sulfurtransferase TusA encodes the protein MSDVFANPDKTLDTLGLRCPEPVMMVRKTVRHMTAGQTLLIIADDPATTRDIPGFCRFMDHALIAQETVQTPYRYLLRKSKDSV
- a CDS encoding zinc/cadmium/mercury/lead-transporting ATPase, which codes for MLTTSKKHKQSQHNSLSFQKDEHQNIANNVSGHSHQHHSHEHSHNSPATNHSHSCCSTGTAHSHESSSAHCSHDHAHAIRDNALIELTARQRFNWTIQGMDCPSCAGKIENAVKKLPEAKQVKVLFATEKLVVDADTDIRAAVEQAVKQAGFEIKEASSASKLPPEVNHWKTFSPILILAVLMFVSWGISKINAPTGQVAFIITTLIGLYPVATKAIKLIRSGTPFAIETLMSVAAIGALFIDATAEAAMVILLFKLGEILESYAAGRARRGVSALMALVPEQALLIKDGKKETVPAADLRPGDIIEIAPGARLPTDAELLSPFASFDESALTGESVPVERQQGEKIAAGCLSVDSAVQMKVISEPGHSAIDRILQLIEEAEERRAPIERFIDRFSRIYTPLIILFSTLMVLIPPLFFAGSWETWIYRGLTLLLIGCPCALVISTPAAITSALAAATRRGSLIKGGAALEQLGSVRTIALDKTGTLTEGKPQVTEIEPVDNISAETLLALAGAVESGSHHPLAKAILHAAENRDVTIVEAEHRKALAGIGVEGQLSGQRILVAAPGRLSENTLSEQWKQRVTELENSGKTAVAVTRNGQFMGLIAMQDTLRQDAIDAIRILKKQGVEAIMLTGDNPRAAAAIANRLGIDYRAGLLPEDKVKALTELNQKHRTMMVGDGINDAPAMKAASIGVAMGSGTDVALETADAALTHNRLTGLPEIIALSRTTHYNIRQNITIALGLKAIFLITSLLGITGLWMAVLADSGATALVTANAVRLLRNKTQK
- a CDS encoding lysoplasmalogenase, whose amino-acid sequence is MSWPFLAVFFSGWLYIDAAYRGTNWQQWVFRPVTMLLLLLWACQAPNLEVSGYLIIAGLLIALLSDALRMLPSKYLLFSFITLFLSYLLYTISFALHMGFSFFFPLPVILLVVGIVVILTVWTRLDNMRWRVVDSFVMALLMVWVAGEQYFSLSNDSRFSVIAGAILLLLAHSINIIAQYRFPFKLSKAIVATCGFIGHFLIIRSLFL
- a CDS encoding DUF1145 family protein, which gives rise to MFILLGRAIMILVWGIMIFNLFHPFPKPLRYFMDIAMVFTVIMHAFQLLLLKNSQPKDQNLSGFLQTKIFFFGVFELLSWQKKQQKEKQREKK
- the rsmD gene encoding 16S rRNA (guanine(966)-N(2))-methyltransferase, with protein sequence MTKKPQNASLGQIRIIGGKWRGRKLPVPDSDGLRPTTDRIRETLFNWLMPVVQGARCLDCFSGSGALGFEALSRYASHATLIEYDRNVAKQLSANLALLKAENADVVQGNALQYLNGTGTPFDVVFLDPPFRKGMLTETINLLEANGWLAEESWIYVEAEAESAATEVPPNWQLHREKTAGQVAYRLYIRHQ